A stretch of the Lolium perenne isolate Kyuss_39 chromosome 3, Kyuss_2.0, whole genome shotgun sequence genome encodes the following:
- the LOC127341603 gene encoding alkane hydroxylase MAH1-like, with protein MEVVSWWVLGFLGKYPAEIMASLACVVLMLFRCHRRDGLPTNWPVVGAMPAITVNAGRVHDWLTEFLRAAPGMSHVIRGPLGSPIDVLVTANPEDVAYIFTANFGNYPKGEEFAVLFDVLGDGIFNADGESWAFQRRKAHALLSDGNFRATVAVSTARKLHNGLVPLLDGFVSAGAVVDMQDVFMRLTFDLTAMFVFGVDPGCLAADFPRVPFAAAMDDAEEVLFYRHVTPIAWLRVQTYLNIGHHKKMNQARQVLDASIAEFVSLRRERAAGADATGGETDDGADLLTLYLACQAEVGKEGAEFDRFLRDTTLNLMIAGRDTTSSALTWFFWLISNHPDVEEKILAELHEHPPSGQHRNTAELKRLVYLHAALSESLRLYPPVPFEHKAAVRPDTLPSGVAVGTTRRVIVSLYSMGRMESVWGKDCLEFRPERWLNKAGRLRHQPSYKFVAFNVGPRTCLGRELAFSQMKAVVAAVVPRFRMEVAGTEAIPKLSIILHMKDGLKVRVRNRQDDAS; from the coding sequence ATGGAGGTCGTGTCATGGTGGGTTCTAGGCTTCCTCGGCAAGTACCCGGCAGAGATCATGGCGTCGCTTGCTTGCGTCGTCCTGATGCTCTTCAGGTGTCACCGGCGGGACGGGCTGCCGACGAACTGGCCGGTGGTGGGCGCGATGCCGGCGATCACCGTGAACGCCGGGCGCGTCCACGACTGGCTCACGGAGTTCCTGCGCGCGGCGCCCGGGATGTCGCACGTCATCAGGGGGCCCTTGGGTTCGCCGATCGACGTCCTCGTGACGGCCAACCCGGAGGACGTGGCGTACATCTTCACCGCCAACTTCGGCAACTACCCCAAGGGCGAGGAGTTCGCCGTCCTCTTCGACGTGCTCGGCGACGGCATCTTCAACGCCGACGGCGAGTCGTGGGCGTTCCAGCGGCGCAAGGCGCACGCGCTCCTGTCGGACGGGAATTTCCGCGCCACCGTCGCCGTGAGCACCGCGCGCAAGCTCCACAACGGGCTCGTGCCGCTCCTGGACGGGTTCGTTTCCGCTGGCGCCGTTGTGGACATGCAGGACGTGTTCATGCGCCTCACGTTCGACCTCACGGCGATGTTCGTGTTCGGCGTCGACCCCGGCTGCCTTGCTGCCGACTTCCCGCGAGTCCCCTTTGCCGCGGCCATGGATGACGCCGAGGAGGTGCTGTTCTACCGGCACGTGACGCCCATTGCGTGGCTGAGGGTCCAGACCTACCTAAACATCGGCCACCACAAGAAGATGAACCAGGCTCGGCAGGTGCTCGACGCGTCTATCGCCGAGTTCGTCTCGCTCCGGCGAGAGCGCGCGGCCGGTGCCGACGCCACCGGAGGCGAGACCGACGACGGCGCCGACCTGCTCACGTTGTACCTGGCGTGCCAAGCGGAGGTCGGCAAGGAAGGCGCCGAGTTCGACCGGTTCTTACGTGACACGACGCTTAACCTCATGATCGCCGGCCGTGACACGACGAGCTCCGCACTGACATGGTTCTTCTGGCTGATCTCAAACCACCCCGACGTCGAGGAAAAGATCCTCGCCGAGCTCCACGAGCACCCGCCGTCTGGCCAGCACCGCAATACCGCCGAGCTGAAGCGACTGGTCTACCTGCACGCCGCGTTGTCGGAGTCGCTCAGGCTGTACCCACCAGTGCCGTTCGAGCACAAGGCGGCAGTGCGCCCGGACACGCTTCCGAGCGGCGTGGCCGTGGGGACGACGCGGCGGGTGATCGTGTCTTTGTACTCGATGGGCCGCATGGAGTCGGTGTGGGGCAAGGACTGTCTGGAGTTTCGGCCGGAGCGATGGCTGAACAAGGCGGGGCGGCTCCGGCACCAGCCGTCGTACAAGTTCGTGGCGTTCAACGTGGGGCCCCGTACGTGCCTCGGCAGGGAACTGGCGTTCTCGCAGATGAAAGCTGTTGTTGCTGCCGTCGTCCCCAGGTTCCGGATGGAGGTCGCCGGCACCGAGGCGATACCCAAGCTGTCCATCATACTCCACATGAAGGATGGGCTCAAGGTGAGGGTGCGCAACAGACAAGACGATGCTAGCTAG